The genome window CCTAAAGGGCCCAACGGCAATATGTTACGAGCGCCAAGCCAATGTTCTAGCAAAACGAATAAAACGGCCAGACAACGCAGGCCGTCTAACTGGGGAAGGTAATTCGTTTGGTTCACAGCCATCGCCGGCCTAATAGGCTCACTATCTCTTCTGGCTAACGCTATTCCCTTCGGTTTGGAGTATATATTCAACTTTAGGAGGCTATAAATCAATAATTAACAGACAATTTACTGCTAATTTATGCATGCGACCCAAGATTAAGAAATATATATTAATAAACTTAAATATTTATCTATGTTGTCATCGCGGCCAGCAAATCCGCCTGCGTGATGATGTGCACCTGCTCAAGCTCGTCCCGGACCAGCAACGCCTTGTTCTCGCGGTCAATCAGCGAAGAAAGCACATCAACCGTGTTGTCCAGACCCACGAACTTAAACGGCTTATCCATCACCTCACCAACGGGTACGTCTTTGATAGTGGGATCTTCAATGAGCTTATTCAGGATGGTGGCATCGGTCAGACTGCCGACAATGTGTCCATTTTCGTCCGTAACCGGAATCTGCGAAATGCTCTGTTTGTTTAGCGTCCGGATGGCTTCACTGACAGTCGCTGCGGCGGGAACGGTGGTTAGTTGGGAGCGGCCATTTTTTCCCCGGACTATATCACGCGCAGTAGCGAACTCCCGGGATTCGAGGAATCCATGGTCTTTCATCCAGGTATCGTTGTAAATTTTGGCCAGATAACGGGTGCCATGATCGGGCAGCAAAATCACCATCACATCTTCTTCTTTGAGGTTTTCTTTGGCCCATTCCAGTGCGCCGTGCACCGCCGAACCGCACGACCAACCCACAAAAAGCCCTTCCTCCCGCGACAGCCGACGGGCCATAATCGCCGCATCTTTGTCCGTCACTTTTACAAAATGGTCGATTAGACTAAAGTTAACGTTCTGAGGCAGAATATCTTCGCCGATGCCTTCGGTTAAATACGGATACACCTCTCCTTCGTCGAAAATTCCGGTCTCTTTGTATTTTTTGAAGACTGATCCGTACGTATCAATCCCAACGGTCACTACCGAAGACTGTTGCTCTTTCAGGTATTTAGCCGTCCCACAAATGGTT of Tellurirhabdus bombi contains these proteins:
- a CDS encoding cystathionine beta-synthase; this encodes MKYYNSIIDTIGNTPLVKLNKVTKGIKGTVLAKVEYFNPGNSVKDRIAIRMIEDAEKAGILKPGGTIIEGTSGNTGMGLALAAIGKGYKCIFTMADKQSKEKMDILRAVGAEVIVCPTNVTPDDPRSYYSVAKRLNQEIPNSLYPNQYDNLSNTAAHYDTTGPEIWRDTEGEITHFAAGVGTGGTICGTAKYLKEQQSSVVTVGIDTYGSVFKKYKETGIFDEGEVYPYLTEGIGEDILPQNVNFSLIDHFVKVTDKDAAIMARRLSREEGLFVGWSCGSAVHGALEWAKENLKEEDVMVILLPDHGTRYLAKIYNDTWMKDHGFLESREFATARDIVRGKNGRSQLTTVPAAATVSEAIRTLNKQSISQIPVTDENGHIVGSLTDATILNKLIEDPTIKDVPVGEVMDKPFKFVGLDNTVDVLSSLIDRENKALLVRDELEQVHIITQADLLAAMTT